One stretch of Thalassovita sp. DNA includes these proteins:
- the rpsR gene encoding 30S ribosomal protein S18, whose product MAAKPFFRRRKVCPFSGDNAPKIDYKDTKLLQRYISERGKIVPSRITAVSAKKQRELARAIKRARFLALLPYAVK is encoded by the coding sequence ATGGCAGCCAAACCGTTTTTCCGCCGTCGCAAAGTATGCCCCTTCTCGGGCGACAACGCGCCGAAAATCGACTACAAAGACACCAAACTGCTGCAGCGCTACATCAGCGAGCGTGGCAAAATCGTGCCTTCGCGTATCACCGCCGTTTCGGCCAAGAAGCAGCGTGAACTGGCCCGTGCTATCAAGCGCGCCCGCTTCCTCGCCCTGCTGCCCTACGCCGTTAAGTAA
- a CDS encoding acyl-homoserine-lactone synthase gives MIVIVDALNRHLFTEMLDDMFKLRKRVFHDRLGWEVDITDGKEVDLFDDLHPAYLIALDDSGEVVGCMRILQTTGPHMLADVFYDIMDGEPPVRSAQLWEVTRFCVDTDRLKAGKSRNSISYVTSELFVAATEYGKNNGILDAVAVIDPIMNRVMIRSQNTPYDYLGKTVQMGKVKAMAGLLDCTDERINRLRAFNGIEGDVFAEDDEAALALFATRASAPKALPTPTHPGVSDYMRAEVEAMQTPAPTKIDLQDYFESQIADADSPEERAAAQALKLEMTAYFRSTTQRCDA, from the coding sequence ATGATTGTAATCGTAGACGCGCTGAATCGGCATCTATTCACCGAGATGCTGGATGACATGTTTAAATTGCGTAAACGGGTGTTTCATGACCGTCTGGGGTGGGAAGTGGACATCACGGACGGCAAAGAGGTGGATCTGTTTGATGATCTGCACCCGGCCTATTTGATTGCTCTCGACGACAGCGGCGAAGTTGTCGGCTGCATGCGAATCCTGCAGACCACCGGCCCGCATATGCTGGCGGATGTGTTCTATGACATCATGGACGGTGAGCCGCCGGTGCGCTCAGCCCAGCTGTGGGAGGTCACCCGTTTCTGCGTCGACACCGATCGCCTGAAGGCAGGAAAGTCCCGCAATTCAATCTCTTACGTCACATCGGAACTGTTTGTGGCGGCCACTGAATATGGCAAGAACAACGGTATTTTGGACGCCGTGGCGGTGATTGATCCGATCATGAACCGGGTGATGATCCGGTCCCAGAACACGCCTTATGACTATCTGGGCAAGACGGTGCAGATGGGCAAGGTCAAGGCGATGGCAGGGCTTTTGGATTGCACCGATGAGCGGATCAACCGGCTGCGTGCCTTCAACGGGATCGAGGGCGATGTTTTCGCCGAGGATGATGAGGCCGCGCTGGCGCTCTTTGCCACCCGTGCCTCGGCACCGAAGGCGCTGCCGACGCCGACCCACCCCGGGGTTTCGGACTATATGCGGGCCGAGGTTGAGGCGATGCAGACCCCTGCCCCAACCAAGATCGACCTGCAGGATTATTTCGAAAGCCAGATCGCCGATGCAGACAGCCCGGAAGAACGCGCTGCCGCTCAGGCGCTGAAGCTGGAAATGACCGCCTACTTCCGCAGCACAACGCAGCGCTGCGACGCGTAA
- the rplI gene encoding 50S ribosomal protein L9 — protein sequence MQVILLERVAKLGQMGEIVDVKPGYARNFLLPQGKALTASEANKAQFDAQKAQLEARNLETKKEAEALGEKLDGQQFIVIRQASDGGNLYGSVTPRDAADVATEAGFTVDRKQVVVLEPIKALGLHTVAVVLHPEVTVHIDLNVARSDEEAELQASGKSIQELAAEAEAEAEFEIANLFDDIGAAASDDDDAPVAEEASEETSEE from the coding sequence ATGCAAGTTATCCTTCTTGAACGTGTGGCCAAACTGGGCCAGATGGGTGAAATCGTCGACGTGAAGCCTGGTTACGCCCGTAACTTCCTGCTGCCCCAGGGCAAAGCCCTGACCGCATCGGAAGCCAACAAGGCACAGTTTGACGCGCAGAAAGCTCAGCTGGAAGCGCGCAACCTGGAAACCAAAAAAGAAGCCGAAGCGCTGGGTGAAAAGCTGGATGGCCAGCAGTTCATCGTGATTCGTCAGGCTTCTGATGGCGGCAACCTCTACGGCTCGGTCACCCCGCGTGACGCCGCAGACGTGGCCACCGAAGCTGGTTTCACCGTTGACCGTAAGCAGGTTGTTGTTCTGGAGCCGATCAAAGCTCTGGGTCTGCACACTGTTGCTGTTGTCCTGCACCCTGAAGTGACCGTCCACATCGATCTGAACGTTGCACGTTCGGACGAAGAGGCGGAACTGCAGGCGTCGGGCAAGTCGATCCAGGAACTGGCCGCTGAAGCTGAAGCCGAAGCAGAGTTCGAAATCGCCAACCTGTTTGACGATATCGGCGCTGCTGCATCGGATGATGATGACGCACCGGTTGCGGAAGAAGCCTCGGAAGAGACTTCGGAAGAGTAA
- a CDS encoding LuxR family transcriptional regulator, translating into MALIDLTNFESDENYTDFLTRLGDALGFDHASYATTSLITGDIHGFTSYPEEWELHYAKMGMQRFDPTLRAAMLSVAPVDWQRLAKTDDFTRVFFDAHDFGITDRGLSVPIRGPYGDFGLLSVTRDCSKDEWRKFLPTVIGDLQMAAVNLHDNVLNSEVLPKALARPSLSKREQEILQWVAHGKSQQDIGDILSISHRTVEVHIRSGREKLGALTTAQAVGRAIRLGIIQPG; encoded by the coding sequence ATGGCCCTGATCGACCTGACTAACTTTGAAAGCGATGAGAATTACACCGACTTTCTGACCCGGTTGGGCGATGCGTTAGGGTTCGATCACGCCTCCTATGCGACCACCAGTCTGATCACCGGCGATATTCACGGCTTTACCTCCTACCCTGAAGAATGGGAGCTGCATTACGCCAAAATGGGCATGCAGCGGTTTGACCCGACCCTGCGCGCCGCCATGCTGAGCGTTGCCCCGGTGGATTGGCAGCGGCTGGCCAAGACCGATGATTTCACCCGGGTGTTTTTCGACGCCCATGATTTCGGCATCACCGACCGCGGCCTCTCGGTTCCGATCCGCGGTCCCTACGGTGATTTTGGCCTGCTCAGCGTCACCCGTGACTGTTCCAAAGACGAATGGCGCAAGTTCCTTCCAACCGTGATAGGCGATCTACAGATGGCGGCCGTGAACCTACATGACAATGTGCTGAACTCTGAAGTGCTGCCCAAGGCGCTGGCCCGCCCGTCGCTGTCCAAACGCGAGCAGGAAATCCTGCAATGGGTGGCGCATGGCAAATCGCAGCAGGACATCGGCGATATCCTGTCGATCTCGCACCGCACGGTAGAGGTGCATATTCGATCAGGGCGCGAAAAACTTGGCGCATTGACAACCGCGCAGGCCGTGGGCCGCGCCATCCGTCTAGGCATCATCCAGCCGGGCTAA
- the rpsF gene encoding 30S ribosomal protein S6, whose protein sequence is MPLYEHVFISRQDLSNAQAEGLIEHFGTVLADNGGSVVDSEYWGVKTMAYKINKNRKGHFALLKSDAPAPAVQEMERLMRLHDDVMRVLTIKVDEHAEGPSIQMQKRDERGDRRERRS, encoded by the coding sequence ATGCCGCTTTACGAGCATGTATTCATCTCGCGCCAGGATCTGTCCAACGCGCAAGCTGAAGGTCTCATCGAACATTTTGGCACCGTACTGGCTGACAACGGCGGCAGTGTCGTCGACAGCGAATACTGGGGTGTCAAGACGATGGCCTATAAGATCAACAAGAACCGCAAGGGCCACTTCGCTCTGCTGAAATCCGACGCCCCGGCGCCGGCCGTTCAGGAAATGGAACGCCTGATGCGTCTGCATGATGACGTGATGCGCGTCCTGACCATCAAGGTCGACGAGCACGCCGAGGGTCCTTCGATCCAGATGCAGAAGCGTGACGAACGTGGCGACCGCCGCGAACGTCGTTCGTGA